A window from Populus trichocarpa isolate Nisqually-1 chromosome 3, P.trichocarpa_v4.1, whole genome shotgun sequence encodes these proteins:
- the LOC7465533 gene encoding uncharacterized protein LOC7465533 has translation MGDFSVQITPELVNRFANDGEKLKKKAKKTIPKTRRETPLLKAKVNEKQLHDDSETHKRIASPGWPVQPPLYLPITQTVHPANAELDAIRSVIQESERVLEKFQKQEDNMVQQVTERAKNLCDKEFKLPNQKPMPCLVDYNACRACYKEHADDILKCAPLTKSYYECVRRAKQQQNSADK, from the coding sequence ATGGGTGATTTTTCAGTTCAAATTACTCCTGAACTTGTTAATCGGTTTGCTAATGAtggggaaaaattaaagaagaaagcaaagaagACTATACCTAAGACCCGACGAGAAACTCCCCTGCTCAAAGCTAAGGTGAATGAGAAACAGCTGCATGATGATTCTGAAACACACAAACGGATTGCTTCTCCAGGATGGCCAGTTCAACCTCCACTGTACTTGCCAATAACCCAAACTGTACATCCTGCAAATGCCGAGTTGGATGCAATCCGATCAGTCATTCAAGAGAGCGAGAGGGTTCTGGAAAAGTTCCAGAAGCAGGAGGATAACATGGTGCAGCAAGTAACTGAAAGAGCCAAGAATCTCTGTGATAAGGAATTCAAGCTTCCAAACCAGAAGCCTATGCCATGTTTGGTTGATTATAATGCTTGCAGGGCATGCTACAAGGAGCATGCTGATGATATTCTGAAATGTGCCCCCCTCACTAAGAGTTATTATGAATGTGTTCGCAGAGCTAAGCAGCAACAGAATTCAGCAGATAAGTAG